The DNA sequence CCTAACTAATAGAAATATTGAGGGTATCAATTCTCCTCTTCATTACTCCCTGGTCCTTGAAAatcggcatgagttttaatgtataattggtaatgtaattaatgtgttgtttaactatttcaaaattagaaagttgaTACTTTTTAGAAACGAACTAACaagaaaatagttcatactttcTAGTAACCAAGgacctttttttcttttttacgcGCTCccttggattttttttttttttttatttaaagggGATAGTATAAGTAGAAGATAGTATAATAATTGGCACCAAGTTATATAACCTGTTGCATGTGGGAACTTCTATATCAAGGTGCCAAGGCCTAGATTCGTTATCGTAATTGGAAGCAATTATTATAAACGCAATGAATGTATTTACCATACCTAGTGATGcatcaattattaaaatagtaactagggatgtcaatgtagcccgcaacccgtgggccggtccgaatagcccgccaaatttatagggttagggctaaaaatttctagcccgataaaattacagaccgattagcccgcacccgattaaccaGCAACCCGTTAGGGTCAAACCCGAAAACCCAATGGACtggcccgaaaacccgataaaatttctatcgttctatttgtttgactctaattcgacacttaattgattattttataatatagattacaaaaaaaatacttttatttttatatattaaatatataaactatatgttaaatttttattaacataataatagatatataaattagaaacttcaaattcactaaaaatatatttaaatttctaaaaaatacttttatttttatatattaaaaaaatacttttatttttatatattaaatatataaactatatgttttattttacataaatctcaaatattagtatttgatcatgtttatgtttgagtgtttaagcatatatctcaaatttatcataattaaatattttacattctataaatataactaattttcaccattatttattggatttaacgcttgttaattttatcggtagcaacccgattagccctctgggctagcccgaaacccgagcttttggGGTTAggattgaacttttataacccgaaaaaatcacaacccgaGTAGCCCGCACCtgattgacccgcaacccgaataAGGTTGACCCGAAATCCagtgggctggcccgattgacatccctaatcgTAACACTATACGGCATTTCTTTATGaagatatatatttatgtggTTGGCACTTGTCAGCGTATTTAgcaaaatattaatgtatattttcCTGGAAAGAATACACAgaataattgcaaaattttcttctcctgtaaattattttttataaaatgtgagaGTGGTCAAAATTGgacaattttttatgttttatttgcgATTTGCCCTTATAAGGGTGTCTCTGGTGGTGTCCCTCCCACTAGGACctccactagcccttcccacaaaAACTGTCTGCCACGTTAGCACTAACCcttcccattccactgccacaacactagcccttcccactgcactaggacttcccactagccattcccacaattaaattaattcacaattaaaattaaaattcacggaattaaaattcgacacgaatacgaacgggaaatacgaatatttcattaaaaaaaaacacatacatcattcgaaaaaaaaaattacatagtagatagaaaaaaaaaacaaccacaTCAACGTGCACCCTTCCGCGTCCAAacctcttcgatgatatcctcCTGAAGTCGAATATGGGCATTTCTTTGCCGCATGTAGGCAAATGCGCGCAACCGCTCAACCTCTCCATGAGGTACCCCCATGTTCACATTCGCggtggccacgccgtggcttggaccgacACCCGTGTCATCTTCGCTGGTCCACTGAGTCAGTTCATCCCCTTCactttcgacaatcatgttgtgcaaaatgatacacgcgtacatgatgtcgccgaTGTTGGGAATATACCACTGCCGTGCCGGACCCCTCACCATCGCCCATCGACTCTGGAGcgcaccaaatgcgcgctcaacatccttgcgcgcTGCCTCCTGCCGGGTCGCAAAGTAGGACTTCTTTGGCCCGATCGCATgcttgatcgtcttcacaaagacgggccagtTTAGGTATATCCCATCtgccaaatagtatcccatGTTGTgctggttgccgttggcgacgAAACCGATGGCGGGACCAACGCCATTGCACTGATCGTTGAACAGGGGCAACGActggaggacgttgatgtcgttgttcgacccgaccactccaaaataagcatgtcatatccacagccggtagtcagctacggcttcaaggatcatcgtgggatgctTGGCTTTGAAGCCGAAAGTGTGTATCCCCTTCCAGACGGCGGGGCAATtcctccactcccaatgcatacaatcgatgctgcccaacatcccAGGGAACCCGTGCACCGACCCGTGCATATTAATCAGCCGCTGGCAGTCTTCAGGGCTCGGACACCGAAGATACTCATCCCCAAATATCGATCTAACACCCGCGCAAAACTCCAACAGACACTCGACGGCTGAAAACTCCccaatgtggaggtactcgtcgaacatgtcggtCGGGCCTCCGTACGCCAGTTGCCTGATTGTGGCCGTACACTTCTGTATTGGCGTGTGTCCGGGTTTGCCAGCCGCATCCTCCCTGACCCTGAAAAACTCGTACCTTCTCTCTAAAGCACCAacgatatgcataaacagaggacgatgcatcctaaaacgtcGGCGGAATAAGGCCTCCCCAAAATGCGGCTGCGGAGCAAAATAGTCCTCATACAACCGAATATGTGCAGCAATGTGGTTCCGGGGTACATTCCGTCGGAGATGGATCGGCCGAGGTaccgccgccgctgctgcctctGCTGGAGCAATCGATCAATCGCCTCTTGCATAGCAAGATCCAATTCATCATCACTATCACCatcactatcactagcgcCTCCACCACTACTACCCGCACGACTACTCACCATtatagataattgaaaaaagaggttagagagagaaacttgtcaacacaagtagtgtgaatgaaatgaagttgagggaaccctatttatagagtttattaaaaaaaaatttaaaaatctcgga is a window from the Salvia hispanica cultivar TCC Black 2014 chromosome 1, UniMelb_Shisp_WGS_1.0, whole genome shotgun sequence genome containing:
- the LOC125195788 gene encoding uncharacterized protein LOC125195788, yielding MVSSRAGSSGGGASDSDGDSDDELDLAMQEAIDRLLQQRQQRRRYLGRSISDGMYPGTTLLHIFERRYEFFRVREDAAGKPGHTPIQKCTATIRQLAYGGPTDMFDEYLHIGEFSAVECLLEFCAGVRSIFGDEYLRCPSPEDCQRLINMHGSVHGFPGMLGSIDCMHWEWRNCPACNGVGPAIGFVANGNQHNMGYYLADGIYLNWPVFVKTIKHAIGPKKSYFATRQEAARKDVERAFGALQSRWAMWTSEDDTGVGPSHGVATANVNMGVPHGEVERLRAFAYMRQRNAHIRLQEDIIEEVWTRKGAR